A window from Hoeflea sp. IMCC20628 encodes these proteins:
- a CDS encoding type II toxin-antitoxin system PrlF family antitoxin: MRRGKEMGVESKITTKGQTTIPIEVREYLKIGAGDRIGYEFVNGKVVLVPKNRSALDFAGVLFEPDRAPVSVETMNEAIGEAISDRYEHSHDRD, from the coding sequence ATGCGTAGAGGTAAGGAAATGGGCGTCGAATCCAAGATTACCACCAAGGGCCAGACGACGATTCCGATCGAGGTGCGCGAATATCTCAAGATCGGCGCAGGCGATCGCATCGGCTATGAATTCGTCAATGGCAAGGTTGTGCTGGTGCCGAAGAACCGAAGCGCACTCGATTTCGCAGGCGTTCTCTTCGAGCCAGATCGCGCGCCGGTTTCAGTTGAGACCATGAACGAGGCAATCGGCGAGGCCATTTCTGATCGGTACGAGCACTCGCATGATCGGGATTGA
- the ruvC gene encoding crossover junction endodeoxyribonuclease RuvC produces MREAIRIIGIDPGLRNTGWGVVESLGNSLRFVASGTVKSDAKLDLASRLMQLYDGLETVLHEYQPFEAAVENTFVNKDATATLKLGQARGIAMVVPARAGLRVAEYAPNAVKKAVIGVGHGDKKQIVMMVRMLIPKATFDSEHAADALAIAICHAHHRTSPAWRMAAE; encoded by the coding sequence ATGAGAGAAGCGATTCGAATTATCGGGATTGATCCCGGGCTGAGGAACACCGGCTGGGGTGTTGTCGAGAGCCTCGGCAATTCCTTGCGCTTTGTCGCCTCGGGCACGGTCAAATCCGACGCCAAGCTTGATCTCGCGTCACGGCTGATGCAGCTTTACGACGGTCTTGAGACCGTGTTGCATGAGTATCAGCCGTTTGAGGCGGCGGTGGAAAACACCTTCGTCAACAAGGACGCCACAGCGACGCTGAAGCTTGGGCAGGCCCGTGGCATCGCCATGGTGGTGCCTGCACGCGCCGGATTGCGGGTCGCTGAATATGCGCCGAATGCGGTCAAGAAGGCGGTGATCGGCGTCGGCCATGGTGACAAGAAGCAGATCGTCATGATGGTCAGGATGCTGATCCCGAAAGCGACATTTGACAGCGAACATGCAGCGGACGCGCTGGCGATCGCCATTTGCCATGCGCATCACCGGACATCGCCCGCCTGGCGAATGGCTGCGGAATGA
- a CDS encoding glycosyltransferase, with product MNSDASTTKGVSDRDAASPHAFVTLVTNADYAMGATALARSIGLTGSSADIVVLHTGAVSDAELAPLKELGCRLIEVDHLPLSDGFNQRHARGNLHAAAPFAKGRKPAFHSPLDNFCKLRLWQLTEYRTCIFIDADALVLRNIDKLFGYPEFSAAPNVYESLSDFHRLNSGVFVARPSEVTFAAMLEKLDQPEIFWRRTDQTFLETFFPDWHGLPVYMNMLQYVWFNLPELWDWKQIGVLHYQYEKPWETGHPRSAELKPLIDLWHAFYEGKTIPDIASLAGPSVVANA from the coding sequence ATGAACAGCGATGCCTCGACGACGAAGGGCGTGAGCGACCGCGATGCGGCTTCGCCTCACGCCTTTGTCACGCTGGTCACCAATGCGGATTACGCCATGGGGGCGACAGCGCTTGCACGGTCGATTGGGTTGACCGGAAGCAGCGCCGACATCGTCGTGCTCCACACTGGCGCGGTAAGCGATGCCGAATTGGCGCCGCTCAAAGAGCTTGGCTGCCGGTTGATCGAGGTTGATCACCTGCCATTGTCCGACGGCTTCAACCAGCGCCATGCCCGCGGCAACCTGCATGCGGCAGCACCCTTCGCCAAAGGCCGCAAACCCGCCTTTCACTCGCCGCTCGACAATTTCTGCAAGCTCCGGCTTTGGCAACTGACCGAGTACCGGACCTGTATCTTCATCGATGCCGATGCACTGGTGCTGCGCAATATCGACAAGCTGTTTGGCTATCCGGAGTTCTCGGCCGCGCCCAATGTCTATGAGAGCTTGAGCGATTTTCACCGGCTCAATTCCGGCGTTTTCGTCGCCCGCCCGTCAGAAGTGACCTTCGCAGCGATGCTGGAAAAACTCGATCAGCCGGAGATTTTCTGGCGGCGCACCGATCAGACTTTCCTGGAGACGTTTTTCCCCGACTGGCATGGTCTGCCGGTCTATATGAACATGCTGCAATATGTCTGGTTCAACCTGCCGGAGCTGTGGGACTGGAAACAAATCGGCGTGCTGCATTATCAATATGAAAAGCCGTGGGAAACCGGACATCCGAGATCGGCGGAGCTCAAGCCGTTGATTGACCTCTGGCATGCGTTTTATGAGGGCAAGACGATCCCCGACATTGCATCGCTTGCAGGTCCATCCGTGGTCGCGAACGCATGA
- the ruvA gene encoding Holliday junction branch migration protein RuvA produces MIGKLKGTVEEIAEDHVLIDVHGVCYVAYCSARTLSRIGSAGEAAVLFIETYVREDQLKLFGFESQLEREWFRLLQSVQGVGAKVALAVLSTLTPSDLANAIALQDKATVARAPGIGPKVAQRIVTELKNKAPAFAGDGGQAMGLKQELGEGVAPAPVTDAVSALTNLGYSRDQAANAVAAAMKNAGEDVDSAKLIRLGLKELAR; encoded by the coding sequence ATGATCGGGAAACTCAAGGGAACGGTCGAGGAAATCGCCGAGGACCATGTGCTCATCGATGTGCATGGGGTCTGCTACGTGGCCTATTGTTCGGCGCGGACGCTGTCACGGATCGGATCGGCCGGCGAGGCTGCGGTGCTGTTCATCGAGACCTATGTGCGCGAAGACCAGTTGAAGCTGTTCGGTTTCGAAAGCCAGCTCGAGCGCGAATGGTTCCGGCTTTTGCAAAGCGTCCAAGGCGTGGGCGCCAAGGTGGCGCTGGCGGTGCTGTCGACGCTGACGCCCTCCGATCTAGCCAACGCGATCGCGCTGCAGGACAAGGCAACAGTGGCGCGCGCGCCGGGCATCGGGCCGAAAGTGGCGCAGCGCATCGTCACCGAGCTCAAGAACAAGGCCCCGGCTTTTGCCGGCGATGGCGGCCAGGCCATGGGGCTGAAGCAGGAACTCGGCGAGGGCGTCGCCCCTGCACCGGTGACTGACGCGGTGTCGGCATTGACCAATCTGGGCTATTCGCGCGACCAGGCCGCCAATGCCGTGGCGGCAGCGATGAAGAATGCCGGAGAGGATGTTGATTCAGCCAAGCTGATCCGGCTGGGCCTGAAAGAACTGGCTAGGTGA
- a CDS encoding RcnB family protein translates to MKKAFIVSIAALLMAAPLAQAQAQARSDHRKPQVEVQTRSDHRKPQSHSQIKKSAPQKVLSKKHWSKGQRMNDWKKHSSVSDYKRHGLRKPGSGQRWVQVDNQYVLISIASGLIAGIVAGR, encoded by the coding sequence ATGAAAAAAGCATTCATCGTCTCGATCGCCGCATTGTTGATGGCAGCCCCGCTGGCTCAGGCACAGGCCCAAGCCCGCTCAGACCACCGGAAGCCACAAGTCGAGGTTCAGACCCGGTCTGATCACCGCAAGCCGCAGTCCCATTCCCAGATCAAGAAGTCCGCTCCGCAGAAAGTGCTGAGCAAAAAGCACTGGTCCAAGGGCCAGCGGATGAACGACTGGAAGAAGCATTCCTCAGTGAGTGATTACAAGCGCCACGGCCTGCGCAAGCCCGGCAGCGGCCAGCGCTGGGTTCAGGTCGACAACCAGTATGTGCTGATCAGCATTGCATCCGGCCTGATCGCCGGCATCGTCGCCGGGCGTTAA
- the ruvB gene encoding Holliday junction branch migration DNA helicase RuvB, translating into MSESDRLIDAEKRGEDVDTTLRPQSLAEFTGQAEARANLKVFIEAAKNRGEALDHVLFVGPPGLGKTTLAQIMAKELGVNFRSTSGPVIAKAGDLAALLTNLEDRDVLFIDEIHRLSPAVEEILYPAMEDFQLDLIIGEGPAARSVKIDLSRFTLVAATTRLGLLTNPLRDRFGIPVRLQFYTVAELELIVRRGARIMGLGMTDEGALEIARRSRGTPRIAGRLLRRVRDFAEVAKAEAVTQKIADEALTRLSVDSIGLDQLDRRYLDMIVRNFGGGPVGIETIAAGLSEPRDAIEDIIEPFLIQQGFLQRTPRGRVLTQRAWGHMGLNPPKDLAATQASLFEEE; encoded by the coding sequence GTGAGCGAGTCCGACCGGTTGATTGATGCCGAGAAGCGCGGTGAGGACGTCGATACGACGCTGCGGCCGCAATCGCTTGCCGAGTTCACCGGTCAGGCCGAAGCCCGTGCCAATCTCAAGGTGTTTATCGAAGCGGCCAAAAACCGCGGCGAGGCGCTTGATCATGTGCTGTTTGTCGGACCTCCCGGCCTGGGCAAGACCACATTGGCGCAGATCATGGCCAAGGAACTGGGAGTGAACTTCCGCTCCACCTCAGGTCCGGTGATCGCCAAGGCCGGCGATCTGGCAGCGCTTCTGACCAATCTCGAAGACCGCGACGTGTTGTTCATCGATGAAATCCACCGGCTCAGCCCGGCGGTCGAGGAAATTCTCTATCCGGCGATGGAGGATTTCCAGCTCGACCTGATCATCGGCGAGGGGCCGGCAGCGCGCTCGGTGAAGATCGATCTGTCACGTTTTACTCTCGTTGCGGCAACGACGCGGCTTGGGCTTCTGACCAATCCGCTGCGCGACCGGTTCGGCATTCCGGTGCGGCTGCAGTTCTATACCGTTGCCGAGCTCGAGCTGATCGTGCGCCGTGGCGCCCGCATCATGGGGCTGGGCATGACCGACGAGGGCGCGCTGGAGATTGCCCGCCGGTCGCGCGGCACGCCACGCATTGCCGGGCGGCTGCTGAGGCGGGTGCGGGATTTTGCCGAAGTGGCAAAGGCCGAGGCCGTGACCCAAAAGATTGCCGATGAAGCGCTGACCCGGCTGTCGGTCGACAGCATCGGGCTCGACCAGCTCGACCGGCGCTATCTCGACATGATCGTGCGCAATTTCGGCGGCGGTCCGGTGGGCATCGAGACCATTGCCGCCGGATTGTCGGAGCCGCGCGATGCGATCGAGGACATCATCGAGCCGTTTCTCATCCAGCAGGGATTCTTGCAGCGCACGCCACGCGGACGGGTGCTGACCCAGCGCGCCTGGGGCCATATGGGGCTCAACCCGCCCAAGGATCTTGCCGCCACCCAGGCCAGCCTGTTTGAAGAAGAGTAG
- a CDS encoding NAD-dependent epimerase/dehydratase family protein — translation MKIAIMGGDGFVGWPTALHLSNAGHEIHIVDNLSRRWIDTELGVQSLTPMDSIQERTRIWHAETGRKIHFHLIDLARDYDVLKHWLAEARPDAIVHFAEQRAAPYSMKSDRHKNYTVNNNVNATHNLLNAMVELGLDAHLVHLGTMGVYGYSTVGAAIPEGYLPVGIETMDGETVQQDILYPANPGSIYHMTKCLDQLIFQFYAKNDALRITDLHQGIVWGTHTDQTRRHEQLVNRFDYDGDYGTVLNRFLIQAAIGYPLTVHGTGGQTRAFIHIQDSVRCIEIALNNPPERGSKVEIFNQMTETHRVRDLAEMISSMTGAEIAWLPNPRKEAAENDLVVHNEKFLELGLEPTTLKEGLLGEVVDVARKFAYRVDRTRVPAVSAWTKDIATSINRDPEGKKLKSVS, via the coding sequence ATGAAGATTGCAATCATGGGCGGCGACGGCTTTGTTGGGTGGCCCACGGCGCTGCATCTCTCAAATGCCGGGCATGAGATTCACATCGTCGACAATCTGTCGCGGCGCTGGATCGACACCGAACTCGGGGTCCAGTCGCTGACACCGATGGATTCGATTCAGGAACGCACACGGATCTGGCATGCGGAAACCGGCAGGAAGATCCACTTTCATCTCATTGATCTGGCCCGCGACTACGATGTGCTGAAGCACTGGCTGGCCGAAGCGCGGCCTGATGCGATCGTGCATTTCGCCGAACAGCGCGCCGCGCCCTACTCGATGAAAAGCGATCGTCACAAGAACTACACCGTCAACAACAACGTCAACGCCACCCACAATCTGCTCAACGCCATGGTCGAACTCGGACTCGACGCGCATCTGGTACATCTGGGCACGATGGGCGTTTACGGCTATTCCACCGTGGGTGCTGCGATCCCCGAGGGCTATCTGCCGGTCGGCATCGAGACCATGGATGGCGAGACGGTGCAGCAGGACATTTTGTATCCGGCCAATCCCGGCTCGATCTACCACATGACCAAATGCCTCGATCAGCTGATTTTCCAGTTCTATGCCAAGAACGACGCCCTGCGCATCACCGATCTGCATCAGGGCATTGTCTGGGGCACCCACACCGACCAGACCCGGCGGCACGAGCAACTGGTCAACCGGTTTGATTATGACGGCGACTATGGGACCGTTCTCAACCGTTTTCTGATCCAGGCCGCGATCGGCTATCCGCTGACGGTGCATGGCACCGGCGGGCAGACCCGCGCCTTTATTCATATTCAGGATTCCGTGCGCTGCATCGAGATTGCGCTCAACAATCCACCCGAACGCGGCTCCAAGGTGGAGATTTTCAACCAGATGACCGAAACCCACCGGGTCCGCGATCTGGCCGAGATGATCTCCTCGATGACCGGCGCCGAGATCGCCTGGCTGCCAAATCCGCGCAAGGAAGCAGCGGAAAACGACCTTGTCGTTCACAATGAGAAATTCCTCGAACTGGGACTTGAACCAACCACCCTGAAGGAAGGGCTGCTGGGAGAAGTCGTCGATGTTGCCAGAAAATTCGCTTATCGGGTCGACCGGACCCGGGTTCCGGCAGTGTCGGCCTGGACCAAGGACATCGCGACGTCGATCAACCGCGACCCCGAAGGCAAAAAGCTCAAATCCGTCTCATGA
- a CDS encoding type II toxin-antitoxin system VapC family toxin — MIGIDTNIIVRLLTRDDKTQFDAAVELVKASDADRPLFVNPMVIVETIWVLERVYKTDRETARSHVAGLLDTVEIKVPEMLHMKNWAEWLHSPHPDFSDVVIAGINRENGCEKTMTFDKKAAASVPGMELLS; from the coding sequence ATGATCGGGATTGACACAAACATCATCGTCCGGCTTCTGACCCGGGATGACAAGACGCAATTCGATGCTGCGGTGGAACTGGTCAAAGCCAGCGATGCCGACAGGCCGCTCTTCGTCAATCCGATGGTCATTGTCGAGACCATCTGGGTGCTGGAACGGGTGTACAAGACTGATCGGGAAACAGCGCGCAGCCATGTGGCGGGTTTGCTCGACACGGTGGAAATCAAGGTGCCGGAGATGTTGCATATGAAAAACTGGGCCGAATGGCTGCATTCGCCACATCCGGATTTTTCCGACGTCGTCATCGCCGGGATCAACCGGGAGAATGGCTGCGAGAAGACCATGACCTTTGACAAAAAGGCCGCTGCTTCCGTGCCCGGTATGGAGCTGTTGTCGTGA
- a CDS encoding GFA family protein — protein sequence MHHTNIPPLPLRGGCQCGKIRYTLLARPLVFYLCHCTECQRQTSSAFGESLRFRREDLDVDPGLQCISRESESGKQRQGWFCPDCGVRIWHGTSGSAEINIKAGTLDDTSWLMPAGHIWTSSKQKFMAIGADEISYERQPEDNYAALKQRWQQMTGSDPTVPG from the coding sequence ATGCATCACACCAACATCCCGCCCCTGCCCCTGAGAGGCGGCTGCCAATGCGGCAAAATCCGCTACACATTGCTGGCGCGTCCGCTGGTGTTTTATCTTTGCCATTGCACCGAATGCCAGCGGCAGACCTCGTCAGCCTTTGGCGAAAGCCTACGGTTCCGGCGCGAGGATCTCGATGTCGATCCGGGCCTGCAATGCATAAGCCGGGAGAGTGAATCCGGCAAACAGCGCCAGGGCTGGTTCTGTCCCGATTGCGGTGTCCGCATCTGGCACGGCACCAGCGGGTCCGCCGAAATCAACATCAAGGCCGGCACGCTGGATGACACCTCCTGGCTGATGCCCGCCGGACACATCTGGACCAGCTCGAAGCAGAAATTCATGGCGATTGGCGCCGACGAGATCAGTTATGAGCGCCAGCCTGAAGACAATTACGCCGCCCTCAAACAACGATGGCAGCAGATGACCGGTTCGGACCCCACCGTACCGGGCTGA
- a CDS encoding LLM class flavin-dependent oxidoreductase, with protein sequence MTAFSILDLCPIVEGGTVSDALAATPLMAKRAEDAGYTRFWLAEHHGMKGIASAATALVIAEAGHATSTIRIGSGGIMLPNHAPLVIAEQFGTLEALFPGRVDLGLGRAPGTDMNTARALRRNLESGAQSFPDDILELQHWLGEPDDTKLIAIPGAGSHVPLWILGSSIYSAHLAAALGLPYAFASHFAPDMLLEALEIYRDKFTPSAQLDKPFVMAAVMGVMADTDDQAAHLFTTLQQTFVNMRRNTRGKMPPPIETMDGYWNDMEKINVEHMLRYAIVGGPESAKAQMHDFIKATKADEIMISMPIHSLDARLKSVDLFGKLRETL encoded by the coding sequence ATGACCGCCTTTTCAATTCTTGATCTCTGCCCCATCGTCGAAGGCGGCACCGTCAGCGATGCGCTTGCCGCAACACCGCTGATGGCCAAGCGCGCCGAGGACGCCGGCTACACCCGGTTCTGGCTTGCCGAGCATCACGGCATGAAAGGCATTGCCAGTGCGGCCACAGCACTGGTGATTGCCGAGGCAGGACATGCGACCAGCACCATCCGTATCGGCTCGGGCGGCATCATGCTGCCAAACCACGCGCCGCTGGTCATTGCCGAACAGTTCGGAACACTGGAAGCGCTGTTTCCGGGCCGCGTCGATCTCGGTCTCGGCCGTGCGCCGGGCACAGACATGAACACCGCCCGTGCGCTCAGGCGCAATCTGGAAAGCGGTGCCCAGAGTTTTCCCGATGATATTCTGGAACTGCAGCACTGGCTGGGCGAGCCCGACGACACCAAGCTGATCGCCATCCCCGGCGCCGGCTCACATGTGCCGCTGTGGATTCTCGGATCCAGCATCTACAGCGCCCATCTGGCTGCAGCGCTTGGCCTTCCTTACGCCTTTGCCTCGCATTTCGCGCCCGACATGCTGCTTGAAGCGCTGGAAATTTACCGCGACAAGTTCACGCCGTCGGCGCAACTCGACAAACCTTTTGTCATGGCTGCGGTGATGGGAGTCATGGCCGATACCGATGATCAGGCCGCGCATCTGTTCACCACCCTGCAGCAGACATTCGTCAACATGCGCCGCAACACGCGCGGAAAAATGCCGCCGCCGATCGAAACCATGGATGGCTACTGGAACGACATGGAAAAGATCAATGTCGAGCACATGCTGCGCTACGCCATCGTCGGTGGTCCGGAGAGCGCCAAGGCGCAGATGCATGATTTCATCAAGGCAACCAAGGCCGATGAGATCATGATCTCGATGCCGATCCATTCACTCGACGCGAGGCTGAAATCCGTCGATCTGTTCGGCAAGCTGCGCGAGACGCTCTGA
- a CDS encoding NAD(P)-dependent oxidoreductase, translated as MKALVSGGTGLVGRFIVEELLDQGYEVTVGGRTQPAERLFSRPVGFVPLVLDPDRDQAVAFEGADHFVHAAFDHLPGKYRGGEGSDPDGFRARNLDGTMRLFQTARQAGVKRCVFLSSRAVYGPQRDGTLLNEATVPRPDTLYGAVKLAAEQALAAMAGPDFIATSLRVTGVYGTARPGQSHKWQALFADYLAGRPVEPRLATEVHGRDVAQAVQMMLELQADKINGLAFNVSDLLLDRHDLLRLLQAAAGSAHQLPAPVAGDAPWQMDTARLRKLGWTPGGKELLATTVRSLHASPVID; from the coding sequence ATGAAAGCGCTCGTCTCCGGCGGAACCGGGCTGGTCGGCCGTTTCATTGTCGAGGAACTTCTCGACCAAGGCTATGAAGTCACCGTCGGCGGCAGGACCCAGCCGGCGGAAAGGCTTTTTTCAAGACCGGTCGGCTTTGTGCCGCTGGTGCTTGATCCGGACCGCGATCAGGCCGTAGCCTTCGAAGGGGCCGATCATTTTGTCCACGCTGCGTTTGACCATCTGCCCGGCAAATATCGCGGTGGAGAGGGCAGCGACCCGGATGGCTTTCGCGCCCGCAATCTGGATGGGACGATGCGGCTGTTTCAGACCGCACGACAGGCGGGCGTCAAACGCTGCGTGTTTTTATCAAGCCGCGCCGTCTATGGCCCCCAGCGTGACGGCACCCTGCTGAACGAAGCGACTGTGCCGCGGCCCGACACGCTCTATGGCGCGGTAAAGTTGGCCGCCGAACAGGCGCTGGCGGCAATGGCAGGGCCGGATTTCATTGCCACCAGCCTCAGGGTCACCGGCGTCTATGGCACCGCCCGGCCCGGCCAGTCGCACAAATGGCAGGCACTGTTTGCCGATTATCTGGCCGGCCGCCCGGTGGAGCCACGGCTGGCGACCGAAGTGCATGGCCGCGATGTCGCCCAAGCGGTGCAGATGATGCTGGAATTGCAAGCCGACAAGATCAACGGTCTCGCCTTCAACGTGTCGGACCTGCTGCTTGACCGCCATGATTTGCTCAGGCTGTTGCAGGCTGCCGCAGGCTCCGCCCATCAACTGCCGGCGCCGGTTGCCGGTGATGCGCCGTGGCAGATGGACACTGCGCGGCTGCGCAAGCTGGGATGGACACCGGGCGGCAAGGAACTGCTGGCAACAACCGTCCGGTCACTGCATGCCTCACCGGTCATCGACTAA
- a CDS encoding MBL fold metallo-hydrolase: MPRINALIFIATLFLSSPAAAQDQQRPFSQCMAVAQSLPRATYANLTPDEVAARVQPAAAGSGDVEIMFAGHSTYVITTPAGVTIATDFNGWAGRVSVPDVVTMNKAHSSHFTLAPDERIAHVLRGWNFDQSPAEHNLVVDDVYVRNVTTDIRNFGSMEPDGNSIFIFEVADLCIGHLGHLHHPLEDRHFAQIGRLDIVMVPVDGGLTLSHEAMTGLAKRLQSSILLPMHRRGAPLSAFITMMGDRFLVDYVNEDSFTISARSLPRQPTILVLKGI, from the coding sequence ATGCCCCGTATCAATGCCCTTATCTTTATCGCCACACTGTTTTTATCATCGCCTGCCGCAGCGCAGGATCAGCAGCGGCCTTTCAGCCAATGCATGGCCGTGGCGCAGTCCCTGCCCCGCGCGACCTACGCCAACCTGACACCGGACGAAGTCGCAGCACGGGTTCAACCGGCGGCAGCTGGTTCCGGCGACGTCGAGATCATGTTTGCAGGACATTCGACCTATGTGATTACCACGCCGGCGGGCGTGACGATTGCCACTGACTTCAACGGATGGGCGGGACGTGTGTCGGTTCCCGATGTCGTGACCATGAACAAGGCGCATTCCTCGCATTTCACCCTGGCGCCCGACGAGCGGATCGCACACGTGTTGCGCGGCTGGAATTTCGACCAGAGCCCGGCAGAGCACAATCTCGTGGTGGACGATGTCTATGTCCGCAATGTCACCACCGACATCCGCAATTTTGGCAGCATGGAGCCCGACGGCAATTCGATCTTCATTTTCGAGGTTGCCGATCTGTGTATCGGTCATCTGGGGCATTTGCATCACCCCTTGGAAGATCGGCATTTTGCGCAAATCGGGCGGCTCGATATCGTCATGGTGCCGGTCGATGGCGGGCTAACCTTGAGCCACGAGGCGATGACCGGACTTGCCAAACGTTTGCAATCCTCAATCCTGTTGCCTATGCATCGTCGCGGTGCGCCGCTGTCAGCTTTCATCACCATGATGGGCGACCGGTTTCTGGTCGATTATGTCAATGAAGACAGCTTCACCATTTCAGCCCGCAGCTTGCCGCGCCAGCCGACTATTTTGGTCTTGAAGGGGATCTGA
- a CDS encoding TIGR00282 family metallophosphoesterase, with amino-acid sequence MRLLFLGDMVGRSGRTAVWNRLPGLIRDYKLDFVIVNGENAAGGFGITEAIFLETLEAGADVVTTGNHVWDQREALVYADRQDRFLRPANYPPGTPGRGSNLYIARNGARVLVANVMGRVFMHPDLDDPFSAGEAILNACPLGEQADAVVFDFHAEATSEKLCFAHFVDGRASFVVGTHTHVPTADAQILNGGTAYMTDAGMCGDYDSSIGMEKEEPINRFLSRIPKGRFEAASGPATISGVAVEISDRTGLAEKIAPLRIGPRLSETMPDFWS; translated from the coding sequence CCGCCTTCCCGGCCTGATCCGCGATTACAAGCTGGATTTTGTCATCGTCAATGGTGAGAACGCCGCTGGCGGGTTCGGTATCACCGAAGCGATATTTCTCGAAACGCTGGAAGCCGGCGCCGATGTGGTGACAACCGGCAATCACGTCTGGGATCAGCGCGAGGCGTTGGTCTATGCCGACCGGCAGGACCGGTTTCTGCGCCCGGCCAATTATCCGCCCGGTACTCCCGGACGCGGCTCCAATCTCTATATCGCCCGCAATGGCGCGCGCGTGCTTGTCGCCAATGTGATGGGCCGGGTGTTCATGCACCCCGATCTCGATGATCCGTTCTCGGCAGGCGAAGCCATCCTCAATGCCTGTCCGCTGGGCGAACAGGCCGATGCGGTGGTGTTCGATTTCCATGCCGAAGCGACCAGCGAAAAGCTCTGTTTTGCGCATTTTGTCGATGGTCGGGCGAGTTTCGTTGTCGGCACTCACACCCATGTGCCCACGGCCGACGCCCAGATCCTCAATGGCGGCACCGCCTATATGACCGATGCCGGCATGTGCGGCGATTACGATTCCTCCATCGGCATGGAAAAGGAAGAACCGATCAACCGCTTCCTGTCGCGCATTCCGAAGGGACGTTTTGAAGCCGCGTCCGGCCCCGCGACGATCAGCGGCGTCGCCGTCGAGATCTCTGACCGCACCGGGCTGGCCGAGAAAATCGCGCCGTTACGAATCGGGCCACGGTTGAGCGAAACCATGCCGGACTTCTGGAGCTGA
- a CDS encoding YebC/PmpR family DNA-binding transcriptional regulator, with the protein MAGHSQFKNIMHRKGRQDAVRSKMFSKLGREITVAAKMGAPDPAMNPRLRLAIQNAKAQSMPKDNIQRAVNKATGGDSENYDEVRYEGYGPGGVAVIVEALTDNRNRTASNVRAAFTKSGGALGETGSVGFMFSRVGEIIYPPEAGDADTIMEAAIMAGAEDVTSSEDEHNIICAFEDIGEVSTALEEALGEAQSIRAIWKPATSAPVDEDKAESVLKLIATLDDDDDVQNVYANFEVSDEVMAKLSA; encoded by the coding sequence ATGGCCGGCCATTCACAATTTAAAAACATCATGCACCGCAAAGGCCGGCAAGACGCCGTCCGTTCCAAGATGTTCTCCAAGCTGGGGCGCGAAATTACCGTCGCCGCCAAGATGGGCGCGCCCGATCCGGCGATGAACCCGCGGCTGAGGCTGGCGATTCAGAACGCCAAGGCGCAGTCGATGCCCAAGGACAACATCCAGCGCGCCGTCAACAAGGCGACAGGCGGCGACAGCGAGAACTATGATGAAGTGCGTTACGAGGGCTATGGCCCGGGCGGCGTTGCCGTCATCGTCGAAGCGCTGACCGACAACCGCAACCGCACGGCATCCAATGTCCGCGCAGCGTTTACCAAATCCGGCGGCGCACTTGGCGAAACCGGTTCGGTGGGCTTCATGTTCTCGCGTGTTGGCGAAATCATCTATCCGCCGGAGGCCGGTGACGCCGACACGATCATGGAAGCCGCCATCATGGCCGGCGCCGAAGACGTGACCAGCAGCGAGGATGAACACAACATCATTTGCGCATTCGAGGATATCGGCGAGGTTTCAACCGCACTCGAAGAGGCGCTCGGTGAGGCGCAGTCGATCCGGGCAATCTGGAAGCCGGCAACGTCAGCGCCGGTCGATGAGGACAAGGCGGAATCGGTGCTCAAGTTGATCGCCACGCTCGACGACGACGATGACGTGCAGAACGTCTACGCCAATTTCGAAGTCTCCGACGAAGTCATGGCCAAGCTCTCGGCCTGA